The sequence AGAGGTGGAGGCGGAAGAGGGTGCTGAGAGGCAGGCAGACCAGGGCAGGGAGGGAGCCAAAGAGGGAAGAGACTCAGAGATTGGGGCTgctgcagacagtgaggaagAGGCAGTGCAGACAGAGGAGTGCAAAAACAGATGCTGGGTGGTGAAGGCTGAGCCACCCTCGGACACAGAAGtgactgaggctgaggctgaggctgaagaCTTAGAGACTGTCCCAGAGGCCAGGCCTGATGAGCTCTCAGGGGAcaggagtgaggaggaggaggatctgTTGGATCAGGAagcattgggggtggggtgggataagCCTAAATGTGAGGCCGGTGAAGATCAGGAATCCAAGTGGATGGGAGCCCTCCAGACCCCAACACAGCCACCTGAACAAGGACTTGAGTGTGAGGCAGAGTCCTGGGATGGCCCAGGCATCTGCAAAGAGGAGCCAGACATGAGCCTGGAGGAATGTCCCGGAGCTTCAGAGCATGCAGAGCCTAGAAGTCTGAGGGCAGGAGTCTGTGAAAGCCAGAGAGGAACTATCCAGGAGGAGCAAGAAATTACTGGgaagacggaggaggaggaggaggaggaggaggaggaggaggaggaagaggaggagcaggagcaggagcaggagcaggagcaggagcaggagctggagctggagcaggagcaggagcaggagcaggagcaggagcaggagctggagctggagctggagctggagcaggagcaggagcaggagcaggagctggagctggagctggagctggagcaggagcaggagcaggagcaggagcaggagctggagcaggagcaggagctggagcaggagcaggagcaggagctggagcaggagcaggaggaagagaaggctgCCAGGGACCAGGCCCTGGAGCCTAAGGCcttggagaaagaggaggaggtggcTACCAGATGCCAGACCCTGGAGGTTGAGGCTAAGGGAGGCCCGGAGTCTGCAGTGGCAGCAACTCCAGGGGCATATGGGGAGCAGGCAGAGGAATTGGGGtgcagagaagaggagggagaggcccCGGCAGCAGCAGAGAACCAAAAGCTGGGTGGATGGtacagggcagaagctgggtCAGCCCATGggctgggagaggaggaggaggccgctGGAGGCCAGGAGCTGGAGGAAGAGGTGAAGGATGGCTTAGAGTTGACAACAGAGACTTGGGGGGCAGAAGGGGAGAAGGCAGAGGAATCAGGGTgcagagcagaagagagagaagctCCCATAGCAGAAAACCAAGAGTTGGATGGACTACATGGGGCAGAAGTGGAGACAGGCCAGGGGCTGGGAGAGGGAAGTGAGGGGACACCCAGGGGAGGCTGGCGGCTGGCAGAGACTCTGAGCCTGCAGAACGCTTGGGACACAGGTCCTGTGCCCACCCAGATCATGGAGGATGAGGCCATTCCTGAGGGACAGGTGGCTCAggctggggaagaaagagagagtgggggtggatgggatggTGCATTTAGGAGAGACTGGGGCCTTGTAGGGAGAAAGGAAGCCCACCCAGGTGAAGAACTAGTGGAGGCTGCAGAGAAAGATGAGAGCAGTGAGCAGGGGTTAAGCCTGGTGGGATCCTTGGAGGAGGCGCTGACAGGCAGGGTTGGCCAAACAGAGACTTTtgaggggagagagggtgagCTCGGAGGAcatcaggtggagactggggactctgCAGTGGCGGAAGGAAGCTGCGGGATGAATGGCTTTACCTGGAACTCTCAAGGTGCAAAGCTGCAGGGGATGGTGGTTGTAGTGGAGGCTGAGAAGCTTCCagaaggacagccactggaagaAGAGGCCATAGGAAGGCAAGCAGAGGAGCAGGGGCGAGACAGGGAGGGGCAGTCTGGGGATCACCTCCCTGAGGGAGAGGCACCAAGGCCACTTGAAGTGGATGTTGACGAAGTGACCAGAGAGCAGAGGAAAGAGGCCGAGGAGATGGTTCCAGAAGGCCTAGAGAACATCAAGTGCCACGAGGACGGGTCCACCAGCTGGGCTCCTGAAGAGGCCGAGCTTGGGCCTTGCAGGGAAGCCGAAGGAAGTCCCACTCCTGGTGATTGGTGCGAGGTAAGGtccaggtggggtccagggctgggcagagaggggacctgggggctggcaTGCAGAACTCTGGGCCACTTCCTTGCAGGATCCTCTGCCTGGGTCTCGCCTGGACGTCTCTGTTCCACGGAGCCGAGTCCTTCTGTCCCGCAGCGCCTCCCAGCGGCGCTCTCGACCCTCATTTCGCCGGACCCCCGCCCCGGAGCTGCAGGAgcagtcccccagccccccatcaGAAGAAGAGCCAGCAGCCCCCCAGCAGAGACTTCTGCCTGAGGAACCCCCACAACCAAGTCCCCCGAGGCCTGAAGGGACCCCAATACCAGCCAGGAGGAGGCCCCTGGGACTCGGGTGAGCACAGGAGGAGGGCCTGGGCCAGGCAGGTGGGCAGAGGGTTATGGGTGCCCCAGACTCACTCCCATAgcctgtctcccctgcaggtttggCCTTGCACACTCAGGCATGATGCAGGAGCTACAGGCCCGCCTGGGCCAGCCGAAGAACCAATGACGGCTCCTCAGGCCTCAGGTGCCAGGTCCCGAGTGGACAGTGCTCTGCCTGACTGCCCCAGACACTCTGGACACCTCCCTTCCAcgttctgggcctcagtttctccatgtgTCCTTCATGAAGCAGATGGAATGACCGCCAGGAGCCTGAGTCTCCCCCTTGATGGACTGATGGGCTGGGCCTCTGAGATGGCTTCTCTCGACCTGTCGTGGCTGCCCAGAGGACCGAGAGGCTTCTAGACAATTCTCCTCACAACCTGCCTTCTCCAACTTACCCACGTTCCACTCTGCTCCCCACTTCCCCATGCTGGGACCTCAGAACACTGTGTGGGAATCACAGCAACTTCTGGGGGGTGAAGCAAGCCCAGAGGGGAGGGGCCCAGAGGGCCCCCGGAGGTCTGTATGCAGTCAAACAGTGGGCAAGGAGATGACCTGACCAAGctgctcagcctcagcctcagaaaATGGCAGGTTGCTGTGGCAGTGACCAGCTGAACCAGCAGAGTGGGGAAAAAGTGGATCAGGAACCCCTAAATTTAGGAGCAGAGAGACACCCAGGGGGATGGGGCTGGAGGCTATATACCCCCTTCTCTGAGAAGaagctgagacagagagaggatgagagtgcTTTATTGGGCACCCAACATGGCGGCCTGGCTGGAAAAAAACCAGCCAGGCCCCGAAACAATAAATAAACCATCATTTccctcaagaataaataaatatctgagcAATAAATATCTGAAAGGACTAAAGGGGCCTTAAATTATCGGGGAGGGTCTGGGCTTGGAATTGCGGCCAGAGATTGGCCTCAGCTGAGGCAAAAGAGTCTGAGGACTGGAATCCACCCTTGCTGTCCCGAAGGGTGAAAAGAAGGGGCCTGGAAGTCAGTCACCCCATCAGGGCTGGGGTGTAAGTGTGGGGGACCCCAAGGTCTGGGTGGAGTCCCCGGCCTGGGAGAGCAGCAGCAAGTCCCGAACAGCCCGGGACAGGACAAGTTCCAACGAGTGCAGTGTCTGGTAGGTGTAGAGGAGCTGGGGCCAGGAAGCCTGGGAAGACATGGGTGGGGGGCCTCCGGGGGCCCCTCGGGGCAACCCcatccccttcttctcttcctcctcctcctcctcaggggTGTGGAACCCTGCTGCCAGCACCTGTAGGGAGAGTCCTGAGGGTCAGAGAACAACCAGGCTGACAACCTGAGTGAATTTATGTGCCACTGTGTGCCCAGTGGAGCAAGAAATCAGAAATCACAAAGGCCATGATTTCCCTGGACACCCCTGGCTCTAGAACTTCCGTTATGTCATCATCTCATGTGTCCTatctgactttttttcccccttcgaGAAAATGGAAGTCACAGAGCAAGCTGGTGAGGCACACAGCTGGGCCACTCATTCAGGATTTCCCTGGGTATTTGGGGTTCGGGTAGTTTCTCTCTGCTGTTTAGGGTTGTCTTTTGATTCAAAGTGGGCAGGGAGGTGATAGAGCGAGGTTTCGTGATGTCTGCATTTTATATTCTCCTTTTGCAAAGGATGAAATTCCTGTTTCCTCCAGGGGTGAGAAGGAGGGGATCCAGTTCTGCCTTTGGGTGGGCTGAGGCCACAAGTGCTGTCCTGGGAGCTTCAAAGCTGGgattggggtgtctctctccagAATAACCCCACCTATGTGCaggggacactttttttttttgccactaaggttatctctaggctccacacctgcacaacttcatcactcctggtggcctttgtttttaaattttatttatttgtgggtagagacagagaaattagtgggggtagatagcataatggttatggaaaaagactctcatgtctgaggctccaaagtcacaggttcaatcccacgcaccaccataaaccagaacttattagtgttctggtaaagaagaaagaaaaagaaagaaagaaagaaagaaagaaagaaagaaagaaagaaagggacagagtaatttctttcttttctttttctgctttgtagacagagagtgaaagatagagaaggggagacaaaaagagatggagagatagcacagcactgctccactgcttatgaagctccccgcACCCCGGCAgctgctcccatatggtggctggggccttgaacccaggtcctcttcacGTAGTAATGtgggtgctctactgggtaaaccaatttcactgctcctgcattgagtttttcacttatttttcatttctgattCGGGGGGAggttgaagaaaagaaaaaaaggagagggagagagaggccacgGCACTACAACTTCCCACTTTGGGGTGGCACTcggatgtggtgccagggctcaacccaggctgtgcacatggcaaggcatgtgccctaccaactgagctatcttccagcctaggtagagattattttttaaaaactaatttgttttattttaatgagaggagagagagagagagactgagtcaaagaccagagcaccattcaactctggcttatggtggtgctggggactgattgTGAGATCTTTGGCGTCTCAAGAATGTAAGTCTGTTGTGTTACTGAtggcactatctccccagcctacagGGGTTAGtatatattttatgagagagggagagagagagggagagagagagggagaaagagagagagagagagaggagacaccaaaaCACCACTTTGGCATATAAAATACCAGGAaacgaacttgggaccttatgcttaaaAGTCCAACATTTTACCCACAGCAGCACTCCTTGGTCcatgagttaattttttttaagtttatttatttattcccttttgtttcccttgttgttttattgttgtagttattattaatgtcgtcgttgttggataggacagagagaaatggagagaggaggggaagacagagagggggagagaaagacagacacctgcagacctgcttcaccgcttgtgaagcgactcccctgcaggtgaggaaccgggggctcgaactgggatccttacaccggtccttgtgttaatttaattttatttaaggttATATATTTTTGCAGTCTtcaagttcaatctctgacacctcataagccagaactgagaagtgattTGGTACCTCTCTCCTTTATGTctcttataaaaacaaataaattaaaaaaatacttataagACCTGAACAGAAACCAGAGCATGAAGGAATCTTTCTTAATGTATTGATTTATTTCCTGTGAGAGATCGAgtaagtttcacatgagagatacaagccagagccctgttccagtacgcgctggggattgaaccaggaacctcaggcttggaagtccagtgctctaccagttgaacaaTTTCCCTAGCcacttaacaaaacaaaaaaagtgttgAATGTAtgttaataaaaagagagagggagaaggggaaggagaggtctTTGAAAGGGAGCCCTTTACCTTGACTCTGTGTGTGGGACTGCTTCTGGGGGCTGGGAAGGGGGAGGACACCTCACCTGAAATCCGAAATGTTGCTGCAGATCCCGGAGATCCAGCCTCATAGCCCACAGTTGCCTCCTCTCTGAGTCGATCCAGCCCCCCCAGTGCCCCAGCCTGCCCAGCAGCGTGTGGAAGGGGCGCAGCGTGGTGGACAGGAAGCAGAGCCGGTCTGGGTGCTACCGAAGATATAGCAGGGGTCAGGAAAGGGCCCCAGGCCAGGGGTGACCCACTTTAGACCCATCCTCCTCTTTCCCTAGgtcccattttcttttatttttttttaatttctttattggggaattaatgttttacattcgacagtaaatccaatagtttgtacatgcataacatttctcagttttccatataacaatacagccccctgtaggtcctctgtcatcccctagGTCCCATTTTCATCTCAAACTCCATTCCTCCATTCCATACCCAAATCCACCTttagcctcagcctcagcctcataTTCCCCAGAACTCCTGACCCTACCGTAGTTccatctctctcctgtctccattcttttttccccccgcccctcctgtctccattctaACCTCCTCCTCCctatggtgtgtatgtgtgtgtgtgtatgtgtaagggggggagagagggagagggagagggagagggagaagaagagagagaaagtgagccaCAGCTCCAAAGTTTCCTTtagtgtgggggccaggctggaatgggttgagcacatggcaaagtagcacgcTATCATttcaccagccccccccccccccccacacacacacccgtgtCATCCCTAACCCTGGCCCTATCACCATCCTCCTGGCCTCTTCCTCATCCTTACTCTCACACCCTCCTCCACCTCCCTAGAGAAGCACGGCCCCTTCTCACC is a genomic window of Erinaceus europaeus chromosome 15, mEriEur2.1, whole genome shotgun sequence containing:
- the APOBR gene encoding apolipoprotein B receptor — protein: MDFLRLHLPGLHQALRGALESLSNFVSYLIGDEVPTAERRGAQAAEELGELDARNLGRPVEEEALEALGGSRSRGAGGLEGLEEAGRCQVGSSSAEKAWSWAEGSSHTFQAKRQDSGVCKAAEAGSGAERDKSVQAQDSQELDEQEVNRETQRTWEQEEEEKEEVRTGEPGVARGVESDWTWCRQPEGTADGQEVAGDGKKAEQVAEEEIQGVGTKEEVRVERGGHSLGTQGAWELEADAEDWATSARQETKASSSWEDDKTISGREFSETAIGKEEAWIALGRQDDQRASSGEETWTASGKEEAQPISGGEEAPAISGKEEACTTSGRKDTGIDVGREDHGTPSVGEAWTTLGRDEAGTDSSREDHETASDGEETGTTSGGEETDYFVGIRETEGGMVPGERVAESAQGVWALVEASLGDQEVAEEEEDEGSPFFDQAQVLGTEGAGGETEAAGREAARGQRSEVEAEEGAERQADQGREGAKEGRDSEIGAAADSEEEAVQTEECKNRCWVVKAEPPSDTEVTEAEAEAEDLETVPEARPDELSGDRSEEEEDLLDQEALGVGWDKPKCEAGEDQESKWMGALQTPTQPPEQGLECEAESWDGPGICKEEPDMSLEECPGASEHAEPRSLRAGVCESQRGTIQEEQEITGKTEEEEEEEEEEEEEEEEQEQEQEQEQEQEQEQEQEQELEQEQELEQEQEQELEQEQEEEKAARDQALEPKALEKEEEVATRCQTLEVEAKGGPESAVAATPGAYGEQAEELGCREEEGEAPAAAENQKLGGWYRAEAGSAHGLGEEEEAAGGQELEEEVKDGLELTTETWGAEGEKAEESGCRAEEREAPIAENQELDGLHGAEVETGQGLGEGSEGTPRGGWRLAETLSLQNAWDTGPVPTQIMEDEAIPEGQVAQAGEERESGGGWDGAFRRDWGLVGRKEAHPGEELVEAAEKDESSEQGLSLVGSLEEALTGRVGQTETFEGREGELGGHQVETGDSAVAEGSCGMNGFTWNSQGAKLQGMVVVVEAEKLPEGQPLEEEAIGRQAEEQGRDREGQSGDHLPEGEAPRPLEVDVDEVTREQRKEAEEMVPEGLENIKCHEDGSTSWAPEEAELGPCREAEGSPTPGDWCEDPLPGSRLDVSVPRSRVLLSRSASQRRSRPSFRRTPAPELQEQSPSPPSEEEPAAPQQRLLPEEPPQPSPPRPEGTPIPARRRPLGLGFGLAHSGMMQELQARLGQPKNQ
- the IL27 gene encoding interleukin-27 subunit alpha; the encoded protein is MGQEAGDLGWRLSLLLLTLLLARAGVWGFPRPPGRPALSLLELRREFKVSLQLARKLLSEVRVQALHFAESHLPGVNLDLLPLGEHLPNVSLTFQAWHRLSHPDRLCFLSTTLRPFHTLLGRLGHWGGWIDSERRQLWAMRLDLRDLQQHFGFQVLAAGFHTPEEEEEEEKKGMGLPRGAPGGPPPMSSQASWPQLLYTYQTLHSLELVLSRAVRDLLLLSQAGDSTQTLGSPTLTPQP